The proteins below come from a single Tachypleus tridentatus isolate NWPU-2018 chromosome 13, ASM421037v1, whole genome shotgun sequence genomic window:
- the LOC143240659 gene encoding tubulin polyglutamylase TTLL6-like, whose protein sequence is MEKPKYWNHSRDTFTAKTAKTTSRSSQKFKNRHRFRSSGVRLIPEVRRVMQEVGFEQVTEQEQWHIFWTDLPLSLDRVVKMKIFQKINHFPGMTEICRKDFLARNLNRMCKQFPKDYKFFSRTWLLPSELLQLYVYLNTHRNSIFIIKPENNCQGRGIYLVKDVSELGVQSRGICQQYIKKKKLRMHLTNYSINKTSENFKQDAEHGNKRKISTVMRYLQSNGYDVSTVWTNIDDAVIKTLLSALPVLQYNYKAYFPSHELLTSPCFEILGFDVLLNYKLKPYILEVNHSPSYNTDSSVDKEVKESLLRDSLKLLTITCHACKETQTSMLKKTPCGILPFDQRCGLDPYHMKGSHSFGTKYSRLRKMQGLFRHQGMSCPMRNINARKQVAFLATE, encoded by the exons ATGGAAAAACCTAAGTACTGGAATCACAGTCGTGACACTTTTACCGCTAAGACAGCAAAGACGACATCTCGATCTTCTCAAAAATTCAAGAATCGTCACCGTTTCAGAAGTTCAGGAGTTAGACTAATCCCAGAAG TTCGTCGTGTGATGCAGGAAGTCGGCTTTGAACAAGTAACTGAGCAAGAACAGTGGCACATCTTCTGGACAGACTTGCCTCTTTCTCTTGACCGTGtggtgaaaatgaaaatatttcag AAAATTAACCATTTTCCCGGAATGACTGAGATCTGCAGAAAAGACTTCCTCGCGAGAAATCTCAACCGAATGTGTAAACAGTTTCCAAAAGATTACAAGTTCTTTTCCAGAACCTGGTTATTACCTTCAGA gTTATTGCAGCTGTACGTCTATTTGAACACTCACAGAAACTCTATCTTTATCATAAAACCCGAAAATAATTGCCAAGGACGAGGGATATATCTAGTGAAAGACGTCAGTGAACTTGGTGTTCAGTCCCGTGGTATTTGCCAGCAATATATCAAGAAG aaaaaACTCCGTATGCATCTTACAAACTACTCCATAAACAAAACTAGTGAAAACTTCAAACAGGACGCTGAACATGGAAACAAAAG GAAGATTTCCACGGTCATGAGATATTTACAGAGTAACGGATACGACGTGTCAACTGTGTGGACCAATATTGATGACGCTGTGATCAAAACGCTTCTGTCTGCCCTCCCGGTTCTACAATACAATTACAAGGCCTACTTTCCTTCTCATGAATTACTTACCAGTCCTTGTTTCGAGATACTTGGATTTGATGTTCTTTTAAACTACAAATTAAAACCATACATCTTAGAG GTAAATCATTCTCCGAGTTACAACACTGATAGTTCTGTTGATAAAGAAGTTAAAGAATCTTTACTACGAGACAGTTTAAAGCTTTTAACGATCACATGTCATGCTTGTAAAGAAACCCAAACAAGTATGCTGAAAAAAACACCCTGTGGTATTTTACCGTTTGATCAAAG ATGTGGTCTTGACCCATATCATATGAAGGGGTCCCACAGCTTTGGTACGAAATACTCTAGACTTCGTAAAATGCAAGGACTGTTTAGGCACCAAGGCATGTCATGCCCCATGAGAAACATCAATGCTCGAAAGCAAGTAGCATTCCTTGCTACTGAATGA